CACAACATGGCGCACCCTCCGGGTCCGGTTCCGGTATCATTCTGGACGCCGGCGGATACATCCTGACGAACAATCATTTGGTGCAAGGTGTGACCAGCGTGGTCGTGGGACTCTCGACAGGCCGACTCACACCCGGCCGTGTTGTGGCCCGCGATTTTCTGCTGGACCTGGCGCTCGTTCGAATCACCGCCCCAGATCTGGTGCCGGCGGAGTTCAGCAGCCGGAGCAGCTTCGAAATCGGAGAAACCGTGATTGCCATCGGCAACCCGTTAGCCCTGAAGGGTGGTTCCACCGTCACGGTAGGGGTCATCAGCGCGCTCGAACGTTCCGTCCTCACCCCGGAAGGGGAAACCCTTTACGATCTCCTCCAAACCGACGCGGCGATCAACCCCGGGAATAGCGGCGGCCCGCTGGTCGACCGATTCGGCCAGGTCGTCGGGATCAACGTGGCCATCGCCCCCTCAGCCCAAGCCATTAGTTACGCCATCGCCATCGAGGCCGTGACACCACATATCGACTCGATGATCGCGCGCGGATCTGTCTCGCGGCCGGATCTCGGCCTGATCCCGATCACCATTACGCCCAGCATTGCTGCCAGTTTTGACCTGGAAAGTGATCGAGGTATCCTCGCCTTGCAAGTCGATCCGTCCAAACCGGCCGGACAAGCCGGCTTGCAGTCGGGCGACGTGGTGACGGCGATCGATAACCGCCCGCTCTACAATATGGGTGATTTCTGGCATGCCGTGACTCACGCGAATGAGCACATGGCCTTTCAAGTCGCCACGCAAGGCAAAGCCGGAACGGCAACCATAACGGTGTCACGACCGAGTCTGTCACGGCCCTAACCATGATGCGTCACCACCCTCCCCCCTTGCAGGCTGTCGGCCAAGACTCACCACCGGAGACAGGCGACTCGAATGAGCCGGCACGGCCCGCGACCCTACTCTGCTGTGACCCCCTCCCGTATGAACGCGCCTGGCACCTGCAGCAGACCTACCATGCTGCGCGAGCTGCGGACCGCTGTCACGATCTCCTCCTACTCGTCGAGCATCCGCCCGTCTATACGGTGGGCCGCACGACGCAGGATCATCATTGGCCGGGAGATGCCCAACTCCTGCAGCTGACCGGCATTCCGGTCGTGCGCACAGAACGCGGTGGATCGATCACCTATCACGGACCTGGGCAAGCGGTCGGGTACCCCATCCTCCGCCTCACAGATCACTGCGCAGGACCGAAGGCCTATGTCCGCCGACTGGAAGATGTGCTGATCGCCACCTTGGATGAGTGGGGCATCACCAGCCGGCGACGCGACGGCTTACCCGGCGTGTGGGTGGGCGACGAGCAGCCGCTCAAGATTGCGTCCATCGGCGTGCGGATCTCCCGCGGTGTCACCATGCACGGCTTCGCGCTGAATGTCAGCATGGATCTCGCGCCCTTCTCCTCCATTGTTACTTGCGGGATCGCCGGTTGCCGCGTCACGTCGATGGCCGCGCTGCTGGGCTCCGCGCCCGAGTTTCCTGTCGTACAACAACGTATTGCCGCCCACTTTGCCGAACGGTTTCACCTGACCTGGGTCGCAAGCATGGGCCAGGAGTCCGCCGATCTTGCGGGCTCCACCGACGATCTCAGCCCCACACCCATTGATGCGTCACCCCTTCCGAAGGAGCGCCCTGATGACTGAACTGGACACCCACACATTTCGTCTGGCCGTCGCCCAATTTAATGAAGCGGCCGAAGCGATGCATCTGGATACCAACCTGCGCGAGCGACTCAAACTGCCTCAACGTTCGCTGATCGTGAGTGTGCCGGTACGGATGGACGATGGCCGCGTCGAAGTCTTTACCGGTTATCGCGTCCAACACGATACGGCCAGAGGTCCGTCGAAAGGAGGCATCCGCTACCATCCCGGCGTGAGTCTGGGTGAAGTCGCCGCCCTCTCCATGTGGATGACATGGAAATGCGCCCTCGCCGACCTCCCCTACGGCGGAGCCAAAGGCGGCGTCAAGGTTGACCCGAAGCAATTGAGCCGCGGAGAACTTCAACGCCTGACGCGGCGATACGCCGCGGAAATCTTCCCGTTGATCGGCCCGGACAAAGACGTGCCCGCGCCGGATGTGGGGACGGACCAACAGGTCATGGCCTGGATCATGGACACCTACAGCCAGCAGGTCGGATATGCGGTGCAAGGAGTGGTCACAGGCAAACCGCTCTCCATCGGCGGCAGCCTTGGCCGGGAAGACGCCACAGGTCGCGGCGTCGTGTATGTCACGCTCGAAGCCTTACGTCACCTGAAGCTGGATATCAGCCAGGCCACCGTCGCGATTCAGGGGTTCGGCAACGTGGGCTCCCACACGGCGCTGATCATGCAGGAAGCGGGGGCACGGGTCGTGGCCGTGAGCGACGTGAGCGGAGGCCTCTACAACCCCAACGGCTTGGACATTCCGGAACTCCTTCGCCGGTATCGCGAGAAGCAGGAGCCTCTGCACGAGAGCAAGCTCGGTGAACCGATCACCAACGAGGAACTCCTTCAACTTGATTGTACCGTTCTGGTTCCCGCCGCGCTCTCCGAGCAAATCACCGGCGCAAATGCGGCCACGTTGCGCTGCCGGATTCTGGCGGAGGGCGCGAACGGGCCCACGACGCTGGAGGCCGATCGCATCCTCACCGACAACGGTATCTTCATCATTCCCGATATTTTGGCGAATTCGGGCGGCGTGATCGTCTCGTATTTTGAGTGGGTGCAGGATGTGCAGCGATTCTTCTGGAAAGCCAAGGATATTCAGGATCGACTTCAGGACATTATCACAAGCGCCTTCCACAGAACCCTGCAGTTCTCGCTCCAAAAGCGGACGACGATGCGAATGGCCGCGCTCATGTCGGGAATCGACAAGGTTGCCCAGGCCCATCTCCAGCGCGGACTGTACCCGTAGAGTGTCATAAGGCCTGACGCGCTACCGACGATGACACGATACATACTCGCGGCAATTGCCGGTATCTGGATGGCCGACGGTCTCGCGCTCTTGATCGCACCCCTTCTCGTGATGCGCCGGCTACAAGACTCGTTGACGGAGAATCCGCAGATGATCCGCTGGGAAGCCATCGGCATCGTCCTCGGCCTCATGCTGCTGATCTGGTCGGCTCCGCTGCCCTACCAACCGCTCTGGTGGCTGACCGGAAGTGCCATGGTCATCAAGGGTGGCTTCCTGACATGGGGCCCGGCCGTCTGGCGCACGCCAGTTTTATCCTGGTGTTTCGCACGCGAAGCCGTCGATTATCGATTTGTCGGCCTCTGGCTCTGCATGCTTGCCGTCTTGCTCCTGCATGCGTTAGGGTTGCTGCACGGATAACCGTTCGTCAGGACCCGACATCAACGTATCGCGCTGTTATGAGTCATCAATCCATCGCCTCACTCTGGGAAGAGCACAGCCGCGAAGGCTGGCCTCACTTTTCCAGCCCGAATGAAGGGCAGCTGATGACCTTGGACACGGTGATCGGGGGCTGCGCGGTGTTCTACCTGGATGGACAACCGGAAATGGACCACCAGCGCATCGCCATTCTGCAAGATTGTGTTGCCGACCTCGATGGGCTGCTAGAAGACCTGTCCGGTGACAGCCTGGACTACTTTCAACGCCTCCGCCGACTCGCCGCCGCGCTCGCGGATGTGAATCAGAGTCGCTGAGTTGGTCAACGCCGTCCTGCGGGGACCGACCCTCAAGCCAGTCCCCGCATTGATCCGTTACGGCAATTCGACGATATCCTTTTTCATCGAACCCAGCATTGCCAACAGCTCGCTTTTCTCACCGACCGGCACGTGAAACGCATCAAGCGCGGCCACAAGATCCTGCACCAGGGCTTCGAAATCGGCTGAGCTGATTTGCATGCCGAGATGAGTGCGCTTCATGTCTCGTCCCTGGTACGTACATGGCCCTCCCGTCGCCTGGCACACCTGATCAACGAGATGTCCCTTTAGCTTTGGAATATCGGTACTGGCAAACCGGTTGTTGATCCGCTTGTCCGCCGCGACATTGGCGACAAACTGATCGACGACAGCGGTAATCGCCGGCTTGCCCCCGAGCCGGTCATACAGCGACTTCGCTGCAGTCGCACCGGCCGTCGGTTGCGCTGCCCCCTTGACGCTGCCGGTGTCCGCGCAACCGACGAGCACTCCCGCGACCCCCAACACCACCACCCCCATGCCGTACAACTTGCCTGCCATCATGTGCGCCCCTCCTATGACCTGCCTGGTACCACCCTCCCGTTCCACCATGGACCGTGAATTCCATCGGCGGCACCTCTGTTGACCTCCCGACCATAAGGTCCCTATGATGCATTCGTCTAATATATTGTTTTCATACTATCTATAGTTTGCATCTATAGCGCGAGGAGGCCTCGCATGGAGCTCCGGCAACTGCATTATTTCATGGCTGTCGCCGCACACCAGAACTTCAGCCGGGCCGCGGAACACCTTCACGTCTCGCAGCCGTCGCTCTCGGTACAAATCGGCGGCCTCGAACGGGAGTTGGGCACCCGGTTGTTTGATCGACTGGGACGGAAGGTCGTGTTAACCCAGGCGGGCGAATTGTTTCGTGTGCACGCGGAACGGGCCTTACGGGAATTGGATCAAGCCGCGCAGGTCGTCCATGAGTTACTAGGAGCCAAACGAGGCCGTCTGGTGGTCGGGGCATTGTCGACCGTCAATTCCTATCTGATTGCCCCGCTCGTGTCGCGCTTCAAGCAGCGTTTCCCCGATATCCATTTGCAGGTACACGCTCAACCGTCATCCGACATCGTCAGCGGGCTCCTCGCCAATCGCCTCGATATCGGCATTTGCCTGCTGCCGCTCACTCATCCCCACATGACCACCGTCCCGCTCTTTGAGGAGCGGCTCGCGCTGATCGCTCCCACGAGCATGAGCATCGGGACACCTCGCACCCGCATGCAGGATCTTGCCCGACTGCCGTTGGTGTTGATGCCTGCAGATTATTGCCTGCGAAAAATGGTCGAAGCGGAATGCGCCAAGGCCGGGGTCCACCCGCAGGTCGTCCTGGAGATGAGTTCCCCGGAAGGTATTTTGCAAGCCGTGGCGGAAGGCACCGGCGCGACGATTCTTCCCGAACTCTACGTCCGGTCTCGGCTGCCCGCAACACGGCTTCAGGTCATCGATCTCTACGATCCCACACCGTGCCATACGGTCGGACTCGCCTATCTCACGAAACGGTATCGCGGTGTGGCTGCCGAAGAATTTGCGTCACTGTGTCAGAGCACCATGCAGGATCTGCAGACCGCACTCACGGTCCCGCCCATGGCTCCACGCCCCAGACGAACCTCCCAGCGAACGATCCGGCGAACACCGATCGTAAGAAAGCCGCCGGTCGCCTCCTCTGACGCGACCTTGAAAGTCAGACGGCGTGTTGGATAGAATGGCCTGTTGCCTAGGACATTTCCTCTTCTATTCAGCACCTATGACTTGGACGAGTCGACTCCTCGAAATCCCTGTATGGAGGCATTCATGATGCAGCGCAAGCGGATGTTCACAGCCCTGATGGCCACGCTGGGGTCCCTTTGCCTTGCTGCTGCGGTGAATGCCGAGCCCTACGAACTCAGCAAGAATGACCTGACAGACCCCAAGGGGATTGCCAGTCAGGATGTCTCCCTGTTCGGCATCAAGTTGGGGGATGACGAGTCGAAAGCACTCGACGGGCTCGTGAATGAAAAAATCCCCGGCATCAAGGCGGAGCAGGAAGCCACCTTCATTTTCCTGCTGGATCAACGCAAGCCAACCGGCCCGATGGCGGGTGTTCGGGTGCAGGACGGAAAGGTCGACCTGATTTTCATCAACAACCGTTTTGCCTTTAAGACGCGTGGCATCTTCCGCAATGTCCTCAACAGCGAAAGTCCGGATGACGTGCGCAAGATTCTGGGCAAGGAAGATTATGGTGATGAAAACGTGATGGGCGCCATGCTGGCTTACGACAAGCAGGGTTTCCAGGTCAATTATCTGGGCAAGGACGTCAACGTCGAATTTTCGCTGCCTCGGTAGGTCTCAAGGATCGCGTTCGGTTCCGAGTTCTCCCCGAATCCTCCTTCAATTCCTCGCGTTGGAGACTTCCAACCTATACCCCGCTGCAGAGAACGGCACGTCGTCGATCCCGCAGACAACGGGTCCGGCGCAATGCCAACACCACCGTCGATGAAAGAGCAGACTACCGAGCCAGGGCGGCGCGACTATCACTGAGTCGCAAGCCGTAATTGATGAGGCTTGTCGCCGTATTCCAGCGGCGTTTGGAATTCAGAATCACAAGGAGTAGATCTCGCCCGTCTTGCGATACCTTCGCGATGAGGCATCGGCCTGCCTTGGACGTGAAACCCGTCTTCACCCCCTGCACCCCGGGAATCCGGCCCAGCAACCGATTGGTGGTCCGCAGAACATACGCACGATGCTCATTGATCGGCATGATGATTTCCCGTTCTTCGCTGACCAATTCTTTGAAGACGGGATGGTGCATGGCGATTTCGCTGAGCTTCGCGAGATCTTCCGCCGTCGAATAATGTTCAGGCGCATCGAATCCACAAGCATTGCTAAAATGGGTATTCTGCAACCCCAACGCAACAGCCTTGGCATTCATGAGTTCCACGAATCGCGCCTCGTCGCCGCCCACATGCTCACTGGCGGCGAGACACGCATCGTTCGCCGACATGATCAACATGGCCTTCAACAGATCCTCCAGGCGAAAGATCTGGCCGGTTCGTAGACGCAAATGCGTCTTGTGCGCGCGGGCGGCCTTGGGACTGACGGTCACCTCGTCATCCAAATGACCGTACTCCAGAATCACCAGCGCAGACATGATTTTGGTGAGGCTGGCCGGTGACAGACGCTTTTCACTTTCGAACTGATACAGCGTCGTACCAGTTTTCAATTCTTTGAGCAGAATGCTGTGCGCCGGCACATGGCGCCACCGCAGACTGTGGTGAGCTTGCTTGGCCGTGGGTACCGGCCTGGGATCATAGGGGACGGTAATGACCTCATCATCCACGTCACTGTCCAAGGCAAAGGCCTGGCCACTCCATGAAGCGGACGCGAGAAGAAGAACTGCGAACGCACGCATCGACCAGGTCTGCCATGTACGCTTCATGCGGAGTGTCTATGCTTTCTTGTGACGATGAGGCCCTGCCTGACTGTCACAGGGTATATGTTTCTCGAACCTTCGTGCCGCGCACGCTGCTCGCAATCACCTTATGAAAGAACCGGAGCAAGTCGGCCAGATCAATCCAGAATCCACAATTCAGACAACGGGCGTAGAGGCGGCGATTCATGAGCGTGTAGTGCCGCTCGACCATCATAAAGCCTTTGCATTTTAGGCAGTGCATCGCCCGGTCGCGCCCCTTTCCACTGGCTTCTCTGGACGTGTCGTCCCATTTCAAGCCGATACGAACGTCAACGTGCTGTTTAGCGGAGACGATTGAGAATAAGGGCAAGGCAGCCGGCCAACAACCCACCCCCGAAGATCGTAGTGCTCATGGAGAGAATCGCGCCTGAGCTCCCCGAGGGATTGGTGCCCGAGACCAGATCGCGCATTCCGCCCTGAACCATCAAGACTGCCAGTGTCGTCAGGCAGCCCATGCTGAACCACCACAGAAACGATCGCACGACCCCCCGCCGTGTGCTGGCTGAAAAGAGCGCGGACCTTTGTCCGACGACCTTTTCGAACTCTATCCGAGCCCTATTGAGGTGTCAAGCAAACCGCCAGTCTTCTCATCGGCTGAATCGGTGCAAACCTGAATCGGTCGTTAGTCCCTCGTTCCGACAGAGCCTGGGCGCGTCCGTCCGTGATGGAGAAAGACCGAGACGCTGCCGGCTCCATTGTCCGCCGTCACTAAGCCCGGCTCTTCCGCATTGTCCGCAGAGACGCGATAACTTGCGACGGCGAACGGCCCATTCTTCGTTCGATAATTTCGCGGTGGATAGTGAAAGGTGCCGTCGCCGCGCCCGAATAATATAGACAGGTCGGTGGACTGCAAGTTGACGATGGCCACATCGTCGATATGGTCGCCGTCGAAATCATGCGCGACGCCGTAATTTGGGCTGGCATCTGCACCGGAATCTTTTCCCTGTTGAAAGGTTCCGTTGCCGTTGCCGAGAAAGGTGGTGAAACTGTCCCCTTCCCCGTTGATCACAAGAAGGTCGGACAGGTGATCATTGTTAAAGTCGGCAAAACTGACTCCCAAAGGGCGCCTTCCGGTCTTGTAGTCTTTGGGGTCCCGGAACGTTCCGTCCCCGTTTCCGATCCACACCGAGACGGCACTCAACATTGGCCCCCCGTTGGTCACCACCAGATCCGGCTTGCCATCCTGATTGAGATCCTTCAGCGCCAAGGACGTGGGCGTATCTCCATACTCATACTGCATGCCGGGTCGAAATTCCCCGCGACCATTGCCAAGAAAAATTTTCACTTTATCGTTCCGTAGGGCCACCGCCAAATCCGGATGTCCGTCGCCATTGACATCGTCACTAGACACCGAGACAGGCGCGCGATGGACAGGATACTGCGGCCCCTCGTCAAACTTCCCGTTTCCGCGCCCTAGCAGGATGGAAACCTGGTCTCCACCGGAACAGGCTAGTACCACATCAAGTTGTTCGTCGTGATTGAAATCGTTCAGCGCCAGCGACCGGGGTTCCTGGCAGACTTTCACCTGCACTTGGTCACGAAAGGTGCCATCGCCGTTGCCAAAAAGCAGCGAAATGGAGTTACTGGAGATATTGGTGGTGATGAGATCGGTGATTTGATCTCGGTTGAAATCCGCAGTCGTGACCGTCGTCGGATTTTTCCCCACGGGATAACTGGCAAAATAGTAGAAGGGGTCCGGGGGAACATAGGAATCGCCCTTGGAACAGGCGGACAGCAGACCACCGCAGGCCAGCAGCGCGAGGGCGAGACGGCAACCCGACAGCCTCTTCCTGTGCTGAAGGTCGACAGTCATCTCCATCTCTTTGAAAAAGGCATGACATTCCGGCCAAGTCCATGCTTCGCCGCCTCCACGTCCCACGCGTTGAGCGGAGTATACAGAGCCCCCTCCCGCTTCGCAACGAAGTCAGAGTTGATTGCAGGGAATATCGCCGGGCCCAGCCCCCAATGGACTCTCTCGCCTAGGCCTTTCGCCCCTTTGAAAACTCGGAAAGCCTTAGGCTACAATGCGGCCCAAGTGT
The sequence above is drawn from the Nitrospira defluvii genome and encodes:
- a CDS encoding S1C family serine protease; amino-acid sequence: MVTDAYSRDAAFGPTWTRWQTWPLLALLLFILNPAAYGAERQGSNTPLTELSVPAVVTKVRPSVVTVLTRGIPQGGSQHGAPSGSGSGIILDAGGYILTNNHLVQGVTSVVVGLSTGRLTPGRVVARDFLLDLALVRITAPDLVPAEFSSRSSFEIGETVIAIGNPLALKGGSTVTVGVISALERSVLTPEGETLYDLLQTDAAINPGNSGGPLVDRFGQVVGINVAIAPSAQAISYAIAIEAVTPHIDSMIARGSVSRPDLGLIPITITPSIAASFDLESDRGILALQVDPSKPAGQAGLQSGDVVTAIDNRPLYNMGDFWHAVTHANEHMAFQVATQGKAGTATITVSRPSLSRP
- the lipB gene encoding lipoyl(octanoyl) transferase LipB; this encodes MMRHHPPPLQAVGQDSPPETGDSNEPARPATLLCCDPLPYERAWHLQQTYHAARAADRCHDLLLLVEHPPVYTVGRTTQDHHWPGDAQLLQLTGIPVVRTERGGSITYHGPGQAVGYPILRLTDHCAGPKAYVRRLEDVLIATLDEWGITSRRRDGLPGVWVGDEQPLKIASIGVRISRGVTMHGFALNVSMDLAPFSSIVTCGIAGCRVTSMAALLGSAPEFPVVQQRIAAHFAERFHLTWVASMGQESADLAGSTDDLSPTPIDASPLPKERPDD
- a CDS encoding Glu/Leu/Phe/Val family dehydrogenase; this translates as MTELDTHTFRLAVAQFNEAAEAMHLDTNLRERLKLPQRSLIVSVPVRMDDGRVEVFTGYRVQHDTARGPSKGGIRYHPGVSLGEVAALSMWMTWKCALADLPYGGAKGGVKVDPKQLSRGELQRLTRRYAAEIFPLIGPDKDVPAPDVGTDQQVMAWIMDTYSQQVGYAVQGVVTGKPLSIGGSLGREDATGRGVVYVTLEALRHLKLDISQATVAIQGFGNVGSHTALIMQEAGARVVAVSDVSGGLYNPNGLDIPELLRRYREKQEPLHESKLGEPITNEELLQLDCTVLVPAALSEQITGANAATLRCRILAEGANGPTTLEADRILTDNGIFIIPDILANSGGVIVSYFEWVQDVQRFFWKAKDIQDRLQDIITSAFHRTLQFSLQKRTTMRMAALMSGIDKVAQAHLQRGLYP
- a CDS encoding group I truncated hemoglobin, whose translation is MMAGKLYGMGVVVLGVAGVLVGCADTGSVKGAAQPTAGATAAKSLYDRLGGKPAITAVVDQFVANVAADKRINNRFASTDIPKLKGHLVDQVCQATGGPCTYQGRDMKRTHLGMQISSADFEALVQDLVAALDAFHVPVGEKSELLAMLGSMKKDIVELP
- a CDS encoding LysR substrate-binding domain-containing protein, encoding MELRQLHYFMAVAAHQNFSRAAEHLHVSQPSLSVQIGGLERELGTRLFDRLGRKVVLTQAGELFRVHAERALRELDQAAQVVHELLGAKRGRLVVGALSTVNSYLIAPLVSRFKQRFPDIHLQVHAQPSSDIVSGLLANRLDIGICLLPLTHPHMTTVPLFEERLALIAPTSMSIGTPRTRMQDLARLPLVLMPADYCLRKMVEAECAKAGVHPQVVLEMSSPEGILQAVAEGTGATILPELYVRSRLPATRLQVIDLYDPTPCHTVGLAYLTKRYRGVAAEEFASLCQSTMQDLQTALTVPPMAPRPRRTSQRTIRRTPIVRKPPVASSDATLKVRRRVG
- a CDS encoding D-alanyl-D-alanine carboxypeptidase family protein — translated: MKRTWQTWSMRAFAVLLLASASWSGQAFALDSDVDDEVITVPYDPRPVPTAKQAHHSLRWRHVPAHSILLKELKTGTTLYQFESEKRLSPASLTKIMSALVILEYGHLDDEVTVSPKAARAHKTHLRLRTGQIFRLEDLLKAMLIMSANDACLAASEHVGGDEARFVELMNAKAVALGLQNTHFSNACGFDAPEHYSTAEDLAKLSEIAMHHPVFKELVSEEREIIMPINEHRAYVLRTTNRLLGRIPGVQGVKTGFTSKAGRCLIAKVSQDGRDLLLVILNSKRRWNTATSLINYGLRLSDSRAALAR
- a CDS encoding FG-GAP repeat domain-containing protein, translating into MTVDLQHRKRLSGCRLALALLACGGLLSACSKGDSYVPPDPFYYFASYPVGKNPTTVTTADFNRDQITDLITTNISSNSISLLFGNGDGTFRDQVQVKVCQEPRSLALNDFNHDEQLDVVLACSGGDQVSILLGRGNGKFDEGPQYPVHRAPVSVSSDDVNGDGHPDLAVALRNDKVKIFLGNGRGEFRPGMQYEYGDTPTSLALKDLNQDGKPDLVVTNGGPMLSAVSVWIGNGDGTFRDPKDYKTGRRPLGVSFADFNNDHLSDLLVINGEGDSFTTFLGNGNGTFQQGKDSGADASPNYGVAHDFDGDHIDDVAIVNLQSTDLSILFGRGDGTFHYPPRNYRTKNGPFAVASYRVSADNAEEPGLVTADNGAGSVSVFLHHGRTRPGSVGTRD